A single window of Lutzomyia longipalpis isolate SR_M1_2022 chromosome 1, ASM2433408v1 DNA harbors:
- the LOC129796993 gene encoding uncharacterized protein LOC129796993 isoform X2 yields the protein MGSLPNLNDLYREKEEKKAREKEREMARELARERDFSRDRDKDRLPIFTQQAQLPKQSHRHSLTSRRVLRTRSSGATYHIWDDPMIEHMTAYSPISSRSHRVGPQNQPPLGGLGGLVNPRPRRESINSSIGANSVRRLLTVNLIAHGLTTAALVPLIGLQGSSSAWFEQNSWIYFGPDIGSILLSLSFFITAGMCLLATRLIRRLGYYIVILISYSGLCIYLVTHFFPSIYILLPGYVVLGITLGPAWVGKQSLVVSMAGKLSCGQHECYSGDAYDSDHRNVCSREENVRRLARWYHAAQDLGIIFGALLASTILSCVSKNATGCLSRGANITNSFAQSRHSSNMELIGIRVINFTSTPDPNDSYQVTPAGNSSDMPKVAEIPSDGFLDNFFYTNEHGERICGADLCPVWLKPTQFGNATEILGDSFELHIGTKTIIGVFLGISLVALALSSMSGRIDSNLRPEPIRGMSDTLIFAGPMAYFIGTEQGYILSDYMKAFVSCSLGPHMVAGALVGMGIMQSIASCTLSMLLRHTKRIVVIVAGFFFHACLLLVLSQWKPSSDDSALFYVITAAWGVCNAVWETLIFALISLTHTNHMAEVSSPLQALRFLGLGITFAAHGFLCENPKILILSVLLVVCVPPYAMLEMRLEAQRKSQAPQS from the exons ATGGGTAGTTTGCCGAATTTGAATGATCTCTACCGCGAAAAGGAGGAGAAAAAGGCACGTGAAAAGGAACGAGAGATGGCCAGAGAATTAGCaagagaaagagatttttctagAGATAGAGACAAAGATCGTCTTCCTATTTTCACTCAAcag GCACAGCTTCCGAAGCAGTCCCATAGACATTCATTAACCAGTAGACGAGTCTTGCGAACACGAAGCTCAGGTGCAACTTATCACATTTGGGATGATCCCATGATTGAG CACATGACTGCCTATTCACCCATCTCGTCCCGGAGTCATCGAGTTGGGCCACAAAATCAACCACCTCTCGGTGGCCTCGGGGGCCTCGTGAACCCTCGACCCCGCCGGGAATCCATCAACAGCTCAATCGGAGCCAATTCAGTGCGACGCCTCCTGACCGTGAATC TTATCGCTCATGGATTAACTACAGCTGCCTTAGTGCCTCTTATCGGATTACAG GGATCCAGCTCAGCGTGGTTTGAGCAGAATTCATGGATCTATTTTGGACCAGACATTGGGTCCATTCTGCTTAGTTTGAGCTTTTTCATAACAGCCGGCATGTGCTTGCTGGCCACGCGCCTCATTCGCAGACTAGGATATTATATTGTGATCCTTATAAGCTATTCTGGGCTGTGCATCTACCTAGTCACGCACTTCTTTCCATCCATCTATATCCTACTACCAGGATATGTGGTCCTCGGAATCACCTTGGGCCCTGCCTGGGTAGGAAAACAAAGTCTGGTGGTGTCAATGGCGGGAAAGCTCAGCTGTGGACAGCATGAATGTTACTCCGGCGATGCTTATGATTCGGATCATCGGAATGTATGCAGCCGAGAAGAGAATGTTCGAAGACTAGCAAGATGGTATCATGCTGCTCAAGATCTCGGTATTATTTTTGGAGCACTCCTGGCATCAACTATCCTCTCGTGCGTCTCGAAAAATGCAACAGGATGCCTCAGCAGGGGTGCAAACATCACAAACTCTTTTGCACAATCACGACACAGCAGCAACATGGAATTAATAGGAATTCGAGTTATAAATTTCACAAGTACCCCAGACCCAAATGACTCTTATCAAGTAACACCAGCTGGGAATAGCAGCGACATGCCAAAAGTTGCAGAAATACCCTCAGATGGCTTCCTTGACAATTTCTTCTATACAAATGAGCACGGTGAGAGAATTTGTGGAGCAGATTTGTGCCCGGTGTGGTTGAAACCGACACAATTTGGTAATGCAACGGAAATCCTCGGTGACTCATTTGAATTGCACATCGGTACAAAAACTATCATCGGTGTCTTCCTGGGCATATCCCTCGTTGCCTTGGCACTCAGCTCAATGTCGGGGCGTATCGACAGCAATTTGCGCCCTGAACCTATCCGTGGCATGTCCGACACCCTCATTTTTGCCGGCCCAATGGCCTATTTTATTGGTACCGAACAGGGCTACATCCTCTCGGATTATATGAAG GCATTCGTATCGTGTTCCTTGGGACCGCACATGGTGGCAGGAGCTCTGGTAGGAATGGGAATAATGCAATCAATTGCTTCCTGCACCCTTAGCATGTTGCTACGCCATACAAAGCGAATTGTTGTCATTG TTGCGGGATTCTTCTTCCATGCCTGCCTGTTGCTGGTGCTGTCGCAGTGGAAACCATCCAGTGACGACAGTGCCCTATTCTACGTCATCACAGCTGCCTGGGGGGTTTGCAATGCCGTCTGGGAAACCCTAATATTCGCTCTGATATCCCTCACCCACACAAATCACATGGCTGAAGTTTCTTCACCACTCCAAGCACTTCGATTTCTCGGTTTGGGTATCACTTTTGCCGCCCATGGGTTCCTCTGTGAGAATCCCAAGATACTCATCCTCTCTGTTCTCTTGGTGGTCTGTGTGCCACCGTATGCGATGCTGGAGATGCGCCTTGAGGCACAGCGAAAGTCTCAAGCACCTCAATCATGA
- the LOC129796993 gene encoding uncharacterized protein LOC129796993 isoform X1: MGSLPNLNDLYREKEEKKAREKEREMARELARERDFSRDRDKDRLPIFTQQAQLPKQSHRHSLTSRRVLRTRSSGATYHIWDDPMIEHMTAYSPISSRSHRVGPQNQPPLGGLGGLVNPRPRRESINSSIGANSVRRLLTVNRGCRHKIPVHVRAKVIKNFILLVIAHGLTTAALVPLIGLQGSSSAWFEQNSWIYFGPDIGSILLSLSFFITAGMCLLATRLIRRLGYYIVILISYSGLCIYLVTHFFPSIYILLPGYVVLGITLGPAWVGKQSLVVSMAGKLSCGQHECYSGDAYDSDHRNVCSREENVRRLARWYHAAQDLGIIFGALLASTILSCVSKNATGCLSRGANITNSFAQSRHSSNMELIGIRVINFTSTPDPNDSYQVTPAGNSSDMPKVAEIPSDGFLDNFFYTNEHGERICGADLCPVWLKPTQFGNATEILGDSFELHIGTKTIIGVFLGISLVALALSSMSGRIDSNLRPEPIRGMSDTLIFAGPMAYFIGTEQGYILSDYMKAFVSCSLGPHMVAGALVGMGIMQSIASCTLSMLLRHTKRIVVIVAGFFFHACLLLVLSQWKPSSDDSALFYVITAAWGVCNAVWETLIFALISLTHTNHMAEVSSPLQALRFLGLGITFAAHGFLCENPKILILSVLLVVCVPPYAMLEMRLEAQRKSQAPQS, from the exons ATGGGTAGTTTGCCGAATTTGAATGATCTCTACCGCGAAAAGGAGGAGAAAAAGGCACGTGAAAAGGAACGAGAGATGGCCAGAGAATTAGCaagagaaagagatttttctagAGATAGAGACAAAGATCGTCTTCCTATTTTCACTCAAcag GCACAGCTTCCGAAGCAGTCCCATAGACATTCATTAACCAGTAGACGAGTCTTGCGAACACGAAGCTCAGGTGCAACTTATCACATTTGGGATGATCCCATGATTGAG CACATGACTGCCTATTCACCCATCTCGTCCCGGAGTCATCGAGTTGGGCCACAAAATCAACCACCTCTCGGTGGCCTCGGGGGCCTCGTGAACCCTCGACCCCGCCGGGAATCCATCAACAGCTCAATCGGAGCCAATTCAGTGCGACGCCTCCTGACCGTGAATCGTGGGTGTCGCCATAAGATCCCAGTTCACGTTCGTGCCAAagtaataaagaattttatattactaGTTATCGCTCATGGATTAACTACAGCTGCCTTAGTGCCTCTTATCGGATTACAG GGATCCAGCTCAGCGTGGTTTGAGCAGAATTCATGGATCTATTTTGGACCAGACATTGGGTCCATTCTGCTTAGTTTGAGCTTTTTCATAACAGCCGGCATGTGCTTGCTGGCCACGCGCCTCATTCGCAGACTAGGATATTATATTGTGATCCTTATAAGCTATTCTGGGCTGTGCATCTACCTAGTCACGCACTTCTTTCCATCCATCTATATCCTACTACCAGGATATGTGGTCCTCGGAATCACCTTGGGCCCTGCCTGGGTAGGAAAACAAAGTCTGGTGGTGTCAATGGCGGGAAAGCTCAGCTGTGGACAGCATGAATGTTACTCCGGCGATGCTTATGATTCGGATCATCGGAATGTATGCAGCCGAGAAGAGAATGTTCGAAGACTAGCAAGATGGTATCATGCTGCTCAAGATCTCGGTATTATTTTTGGAGCACTCCTGGCATCAACTATCCTCTCGTGCGTCTCGAAAAATGCAACAGGATGCCTCAGCAGGGGTGCAAACATCACAAACTCTTTTGCACAATCACGACACAGCAGCAACATGGAATTAATAGGAATTCGAGTTATAAATTTCACAAGTACCCCAGACCCAAATGACTCTTATCAAGTAACACCAGCTGGGAATAGCAGCGACATGCCAAAAGTTGCAGAAATACCCTCAGATGGCTTCCTTGACAATTTCTTCTATACAAATGAGCACGGTGAGAGAATTTGTGGAGCAGATTTGTGCCCGGTGTGGTTGAAACCGACACAATTTGGTAATGCAACGGAAATCCTCGGTGACTCATTTGAATTGCACATCGGTACAAAAACTATCATCGGTGTCTTCCTGGGCATATCCCTCGTTGCCTTGGCACTCAGCTCAATGTCGGGGCGTATCGACAGCAATTTGCGCCCTGAACCTATCCGTGGCATGTCCGACACCCTCATTTTTGCCGGCCCAATGGCCTATTTTATTGGTACCGAACAGGGCTACATCCTCTCGGATTATATGAAG GCATTCGTATCGTGTTCCTTGGGACCGCACATGGTGGCAGGAGCTCTGGTAGGAATGGGAATAATGCAATCAATTGCTTCCTGCACCCTTAGCATGTTGCTACGCCATACAAAGCGAATTGTTGTCATTG TTGCGGGATTCTTCTTCCATGCCTGCCTGTTGCTGGTGCTGTCGCAGTGGAAACCATCCAGTGACGACAGTGCCCTATTCTACGTCATCACAGCTGCCTGGGGGGTTTGCAATGCCGTCTGGGAAACCCTAATATTCGCTCTGATATCCCTCACCCACACAAATCACATGGCTGAAGTTTCTTCACCACTCCAAGCACTTCGATTTCTCGGTTTGGGTATCACTTTTGCCGCCCATGGGTTCCTCTGTGAGAATCCCAAGATACTCATCCTCTCTGTTCTCTTGGTGGTCTGTGTGCCACCGTATGCGATGCTGGAGATGCGCCTTGAGGCACAGCGAAAGTCTCAAGCACCTCAATCATGA